The Oligoflexus sp. region TGACGTACGCTATAACCAGGTTGTCTTCTACGGATACGAAATTGACTCGTCGATGGACGGCGGTATGCTGCTCGGCTTCGGACCTTCGGTCCAGGACAGCCGTTCCGGCCAAACTTTTTCGGCTGCAACTCACATTTATCTGCGTGCTTATCGCGAAGGTATCATTCGCAATATCCGCAACTTCGTCCGTAACGAACTCGGTCTTTACGAAGACAAGACTGTAGGCGGCGTACCTCTTTTCGCAGCGTCTGACGCTGCTCTGGAAGGCGGCACAATCCTGGCTTCGACAGCAGTGATTACGTCGGGTCGCTCGAGTCTTTACAACTATTTCCAATCCACACCCGGTCTCTTCGATCGCGCTCCTGAGGGCATGAAAGAAGGCGTACTCAGCCGCATCGCTCAATTCGACAGCCTTGACTCGCTGCAGAAGGCCAACAAAGCTCGCGAAACAAAGAAAAATGTTATGCAAACCGCCAATGGCCCTGTTTGCGAATTTGCCAATGTCGCTGCATCAGCCAACTCCTGGAGAAAAATCCGCGAGAGCTGTCTCGTTGAAGGCAACCCTTTTGCTGAATACCTGGGCAAATTGAAAGCTGAACATTCGAGCGACCCAAGCGTTCTGAACGGCGAAGGCGAAGAAGAAGCCATCCTTGCTTGTGCTCAGCCTTTGATGAAAGAACTCCTGACATCCACTCTGGTTCACGAAATTGGTCACAACTTCGGTCTGGGCCACAACTTTGCCGCTTCGAGCGATGCCGCTAACTTCGCGAAAGACGAGCAAGGTCGTGTTGCTTATCCATCCTCTTCCGTCATGGATTACCCTGCTCGTGACTTTGACCTCTACGATCGCGTAGGCCCTTACGACGTCGCTGCGATTCGTTACCTTTACGGCCGTAAAGTGGAAACGACCAAAGGTGAGATCCTGGAAGTTCCTGCTAACAAAAGCATCTACAGAGTTGCCAAGGAAGCCAGCACAGAGCTCAAGAACTATGAAATGTGCACAGACGTACTGAATTCGAACAACGAGCCCTTCTTCAACCCTCTCTGTTTGAAGTGGGACATCGGTGCCAAGCCCCAGGAATACGTGAAGTGGGCTATCAGCCAAATTCATGCCGACATTATTCAAAATGGTTACATCTATAACAGCGCTCGTTTCATCGGTTCGGGTGGCGGTTTGAGTTACTTCACGAACTTCAAGCAGATCCATGACCATTTCCGCTTCCTCATCGGTCGTAAGGCCGGCGCATACCTTGAATATGTGACAGATGAAAATGATCTCATTGAAAACGTGATTAAGTCATCCAGAGACAAGACTCTGGCTGACTATTACGAAGCAACTAAATTGATCTTCGACTTTGCTCGTCAGGTTATTGAATTGGCGCCACGCGTTTGTATGCTGACCGTGGACGGTGAAGCCCCCTTCCCCTTCCAGTTCCAAATCCTGCGTAACGCAATTTACGAAACCGAGCAGAAGACCGTTCAGAACTGTAAACAAGCCGAACCTTTCCTTGGTCCATTCTTCGGCTCTGAAGCCGGCCCTGCGACTGTAAAAGCTGAAGACCGCGGTATGGATTTGTTCCCACTTGAACTCAACCTGGACCCAACCAGCGCATCTGACAAACTGAAACGTGGATTCTCGTTCGGGATTTCTGGTGCGGATCTGAGTCCAACCTATTCGTCTGGTGTTGTGAACTATAAGCTGGCTGCCGTTCAGCTCTTAACTGATCGTAATTCGACTCTCGCATCGGTTCAAAACTCTGGTGGTGCTTATAACTTCCTGGACATCCCTTGGTTCAAGAAAACCATCTACGACTCCTTCCTGGCGCAAGCTCTGCTGGGTGTCGATGGTGGCTCGATCGACTCAACCCTGGCTGGCGCGAAGATTCCGTTCTTCCAGGAAACCGGCTCGGTCAACAGTGTAATGCTCAGCTCGTTGTTCAAGGGCTCGAATCTGATCTACAGCCAGGCTTACACCGACGCTCGCAGCTTGACGCCGTCGATCGAGCAGAATACTTCGAACCTCTATAAGTGGGTTCGTGACCAGGGAGAT contains the following coding sequences:
- a CDS encoding zinc-dependent metalloprotease, whose product is MTMFRGTFGAIQTLALAGSLVVGLGQTGCEKKRGLRFTQGSGDNLYEIKQFEGDTFTLKTGEKRFKGQTSRADELLTLNGFDKINSLDAVEFKIEDGLFAGIDISDFNFYGRENFEYTFKYSFTDYYVILSKVAAKSDIPSQELTFATDAGNGMYEVPLMGLPISLFTVEQVKDERGKPTRQITTFARDYLSQASHFKVNPGQVQYFEAPNKPDLFTADFFNPNDEWFFTKTLVGRSISSNAILGETEASLKIKFARTNNSLIGVDLNIAKEQQVLDPTKTITALEIPVQWVDFKTDTAGPSARLKEQMLGDKEGSSRFWKERQYALVDFNNADRLDKAFTLDNKLEKLEVSTDYVSFTIYESSTGNTYKYSLAKSNRRVEGQRMYAEDTKLFHVFADKRTVINGNLYTQEPDLNKLVFANRFYPENGEIVFHISKNTPNQPEFIEAIQNSVTAWDKAFKEAGTDIRIRLSDERVDVGDVRYNQVVFYGYEIDSSMDGGMLLGFGPSVQDSRSGQTFSAATHIYLRAYREGIIRNIRNFVRNELGLYEDKTVGGVPLFAASDAALEGGTILASTAVITSGRSSLYNYFQSTPGLFDRAPEGMKEGVLSRIAQFDSLDSLQKANKARETKKNVMQTANGPVCEFANVAASANSWRKIRESCLVEGNPFAEYLGKLKAEHSSDPSVLNGEGEEEAILACAQPLMKELLTSTLVHEIGHNFGLGHNFAASSDAANFAKDEQGRVAYPSSSVMDYPARDFDLYDRVGPYDVAAIRYLYGRKVETTKGEILEVPANKSIYRVAKEASTELKNYEMCTDVLNSNNEPFFNPLCLKWDIGAKPQEYVKWAISQIHADIIQNGYIYNSARFIGSGGGLSYFTNFKQIHDHFRFLIGRKAGAYLEYVTDENDLIENVIKSSRDKTLADYYEATKLIFDFARQVIELAPRVCMLTVDGEAPFPFQFQILRNAIYETEQKTVQNCKQAEPFLGPFFGSEAGPATVKAEDRGMDLFPLELNLDPTSASDKLKRGFSFGISGADLSPTYSSGVVNYKLAAVQLLTDRNSTLASVQNSGGAYNFLDIPWFKKTIYDSFLAQALLGVDGGSIDSTLAGAKIPFFQETGSVNSVMLSSLFKGSNLIYSQAYTDARSLTPSIEQNTSNLYKWVRDQGDSVVFVKNAKNQVVYASKGYIAAIIDRLVKMNQVSALTSFADAKVKPVLTERLKVQLTNQNELAVSNQEKMVRASFTLLDSLGLALQPAQVKALEQRLAKFTTDTGLAAEGVSLQDNAPGIVDQVQGFLQEALANPAYQSVKEFQTQSGLDFQIQRRTLQGFVETF